In the genome of Helicobacteraceae bacterium, one region contains:
- a CDS encoding paraslipin gives MAPFSIFLICIAIVIVLTILKGIVIVSQAEVRMVERLGKFDRELKAGFHLIVPFIERVAAILSTKEHIINIPRQPVITRDNVTIHIDGIVFIAVTEPYKTTYNVTNYQLAVSNLALTTLRSEIGAMTLDEILSNREHINSRILVILDEAGANWGTKVTRIEISDIAVPIEIQEAMSMQMKAEREKRAIELKAQADKEAVIRSSEAYKAEQFLKAEAIERMADAQAFQVRAIAKAQQEAIEVIATAIGQNAQSAEYLLAKDRIAAFNELAKSPSKDKIVVPYEAVDLIGALTVFGDTLKKTVAKS, from the coding sequence ATGGCGCCGTTTAGCATTTTTCTGATTTGCATAGCGATTGTAATCGTGTTGACGATTCTCAAAGGGATCGTGATCGTTTCGCAAGCCGAAGTGCGCATGGTCGAACGATTGGGCAAGTTTGATCGCGAATTAAAAGCGGGCTTTCATCTGATTGTGCCGTTTATCGAGCGGGTGGCGGCGATTCTTAGCACAAAAGAGCATATCATCAATATCCCGCGTCAACCTGTGATCACGCGCGATAACGTAACGATTCATATCGACGGAATCGTCTTTATCGCCGTAACCGAACCGTATAAAACCACCTACAACGTTACCAACTATCAGTTGGCGGTTTCAAACCTCGCGCTAACGACGCTTAGAAGCGAGATCGGCGCGATGACGCTAGACGAGATTCTATCCAATCGCGAACATATCAACTCGCGTATCTTGGTTATTTTGGACGAAGCGGGCGCAAACTGGGGGACGAAGGTTACGCGCATCGAGATTAGCGACATCGCCGTGCCGATCGAGATTCAAGAGGCGATGAGCATGCAGATGAAAGCCGAACGCGAAAAACGAGCGATCGAGCTTAAAGCGCAGGCGGACAAAGAGGCGGTGATCCGATCGTCGGAAGCCTATAAAGCCGAGCAGTTTCTAAAAGCCGAAGCGATCGAGAGAATGGCGGACGCGCAAGCCTTTCAGGTCAGGGCGATCGCCAAGGCGCAACAGGAGGCGATCGAGGTTATCGCGACGGCGATTGGTCAAAACGCGCAGTCGGCGGAGTATCTGCTGGCAAAAGATAGGATCGCGGCGTTTAACGAACTTGCCAAAAGTCCGAGCAAAGACAAGATCGTCGTGCCTTACGAAGCGGTCGATCTAATCGGAGCTTTGACGGTTTTTGGCGATACGCTCAAAAAAACGGTCGCCAAATCTTAA
- a CDS encoding NfeD family protein, protein MEIGAWVLIAGAALIALELATGGFFLLWYGIGLAISGAVGWAIGSDKWAWQIAIGLAIGLALMIVFRKRLVRKRRDEPKDEFLLEEGEGTVKDDVLVEFRGTLWQYDAPDGARFAAGERVNVRHASGLRVFIEKKKERKSA, encoded by the coding sequence ATGGAGATCGGCGCGTGGGTGTTGATCGCGGGCGCGGCGCTGATCGCGCTGGAGCTTGCGACGGGCGGATTTTTCTTGCTTTGGTATGGAATAGGGCTTGCGATCAGCGGCGCGGTCGGCTGGGCGATTGGAAGCGATAAATGGGCGTGGCAGATTGCGATCGGACTCGCGATCGGTTTGGCGTTAATGATCGTCTTTCGCAAGCGGTTGGTTCGCAAACGGCGCGACGAGCCCAAAGACGAGTTTTTGCTTGAAGAGGGCGAAGGGACGGTTAAAGACGACGTTTTGGTCGAGTTTCGCGGCACGCTGTGGCAATACGACGCGCCTGACGGGGCGCGGTTTGCCGCCGGCGAGCGGGTGAACGTCCGCCACGCTTCGGGATTGCGCGTTTTTATCGAGAAAAAGAAGGAGCGCAAATCGGCTTGA